GGGCAGCTGGCGGCCCTGGAAAAGAACACCGGCCTGAGCGTCCAGGTGAAAAGCACGGTGGCGCCGCAGGAGAGGAAAATAACGCCGTCGATGCCCCATCGGCTGGTCGCCACCAGCATGGACCACCCGGGAATCGTCCATGAGATCACCCGCATTCTGCACAAGCGAAACATCAATATCGAGTCGATGGAAACGCGCGTCACCAACGCTCCCCTGAGCGGAGCTCCCATATTCAACATGAGATGCGTCATCAATATTCCCGTTGAAGAGAAAGCGTCTTCAATCCGGAGGGAACTGGAAAAGCTGGGCGATAGAATGGATATTGATATTGAAATTGAAGCGGTTGATACGTTTCA
This genomic window from Spirochaetota bacterium contains:
- a CDS encoding ACT domain-containing protein, which encodes MKRFNIFIMGSYIVLTAVGSDRPGLVDEISSFLAARKINIEDSRMAVLGGEFAVVLLASGAKDMVEKLGGQLAALEKNTGLSVQVKSTVAPQERKITPSMPHRLVATSMDHPGIVHEITRILHKRNINIESMETRVTNAPLSGAPIFNMRCVINIPVEEKASSIRRELEKLGDRMDIDIEIEAVDTFQ